The nucleotide sequence GCGACCGGTCGTGGTGGTAAGCCTAAAGCAGGTTTAACCGGCTTCACCGTATCTAACCTGAATATTCCGGGCTTTGAACAGCCTTGGGAAGAAAACTACGGCAAACCATCGCGTATGGCATCGCCGTTACAAATCATGATTGAAGGCCCATTGGGTGGTGCTGCGTTCAATAACGAATTTGGTCGTCCAGCTTTAAATGGTTACTTCCGTACTTTTGAACAAAACGTCAATGGCGATGTTAAAGGTTTCCATAAGCCAATCATGATCGCTGGTGGTTACGGAAATATCCGTCCAGATCACGTTGAAAAAGATCCGATCTTACCGGGTGACTTATTGATCGTGCTCGGTGGTCCAGCCATGCTGATCGGTCTTGGCGGGGGTGCTGCATCTTCTGTAGATAGCGGCAAATTGGGCGAGAACCTTGATTTTGCCTCAGTACAACGTGAAAACCCGGAAATGGAACGCCGTTGCCAAGAAGTGATCGATACTTGCTGGCGCATGGAAGACCACAACCCAATCGTGTCGGTACATGATGTCGGTGCGGGTGGTGTATCAAATGCCATGCCTGAACTGGTGAATGATCACGAATTGGGTGCGGTGCTAGATCTTCGTAAGATTCCATCTTTAGAACCTGGCATGTCGCCAATGGAGATCTGGTCAAACGAAGCGCAAGAACGTTATGTATTGGCGATTCGTCCATCTTCTTTAGAATTATTTGAGTCAATCTGTGCGCGTGAACGTTGTCCGTTTGCAGTACTGGGTGAGGCGACTGAAGCACGTCACTTAACCGTTGAAGATCCATTGTTCGGCAACAAACCGGTGGATATGCCAATGCAGGTGATGCTTGGCGGTACTCCGCGTATGAGCCGTTCCTATGAAACGATTGAACGTAAAGGCGATGATTTTGACGCGGCTAAAGTTACGGATTTAAAAGATGCGATTTATCGCGTTCTGAAAAACCCGACAGTGGCTTCTAAATCATTCCTGATCAGTATTGGTGACCGTTCGATTACCGGTATGGTCGCGCGTGACCAGATGGTGGGTCGCTGGCAGGTTCCTGTCGCGGATGCTGCAGTAACAACTACAAGTCTTGTCGGTTACACCGGTGAAGCAATGGCAATGGGTGAACGTCCTCCAGTAGCGTTGTTGAATCCTGCTGCATCAGCACGTTTATCTGTGGCTGAATCGATCTCTAACATCATGTCTGCGAAGATTGAAAAAATCAGCGACATCAAATTGTCTGCAAACTGGATGGCTGCTGCGGGTCAACCTGGCGAAGACCAGGCATTGTTCGAAGGCGTGAAAGCTATCGGTATGGAAATGTGTCCTGCACTCGGTATCGCGATTCCGGTCGGTAAAGACTCATTGTCTATGCGTACCACCTGGAATGACGAAGGTGAAGACAAGTCTGTGACTTCTCCAATGTCAGGCGTGATCACTGCATTTGCACCAGTGACTGATGTGCGCCAAACATTGACTCCAGAATTGAAAAACCTTGAGTCTGTGCTTGTTCGTGTTGATCTGTCTAAAGGTCAGTTCCGTTTAGGCGGTTCGATTCTGGCGCAGGTATACAAAGCGATTGGTTCGGTTACTCCTGATGTGGATAGCTTCGATGATTTCAAGGCATTCTTCGCATTGGTTCAAGACTGGAACAACCGCGGTTTGATCAAGGCGTATCACGACATCGGTGACGGTGGTTTATTGGCGACTGTTGCAGAAATGATGTTCGCTTCACGTTTAGGTGTGGCATTAGAAGATCAATCAACTGCAAGTTTATTTGCCGAAGAAATTGGCGCAGTCCTTCAAATCGCGAAAGTAGACTGGGAAGCGCTACAAGCTGAAGTTGCAGCATCTACGCTTAAAGATGCAATTGCAGTGGTTGGTACTGTAAATAATTCTGACCAATTGTCTATCAATGGTCTGGTACTTGAACGTGCTGATCTGCAAGTGGCATGGACTGAAGTATCCCACCAAATCCAGCGTCTGCGTGACAACGTACAAACTGCGGATCAGGAATTTGCCTTAATTACCGATAAAGCACACAAAGGTATTATTGCCCAACCAACATTCGACTTGAATGAAGCGATTGAAGCACCGTTCATTAACTTGCGTCGTCCAAATATGGCAATTCTGCGTGAGCAGGGTGTCAATGGTCATATTGAAATGGCGGCAGCTTTCGACAAAGTCGGTTTCAATACCGTTGACGTCCACATGAGTGACTTGCTGGCAGGTCGTATCAGCCTGGATGATTTCGAAGGTTTGGTAACGTGTGGTGGCTTCTCGTATGGTGACGTGATGGGCGCTGGTGGGGGCTGGGCGAAATCCGTATTGTTCAATGCTAAATTGCGTGACCAGTTTGAGAAATTCTTCAACCGTCAAGAAACCTTCTCGCTCGGTATCTGTAATGGTTGTCAAATGTTGTCTCAATTGGCTCCATTAATTCCGGGTGCGGATGCTTGGCCACGTTTCCATCGCAATACGTCTGAAGTATTTGAAGCGCGAGCAGTGAACGTTCGTGTGGAAAAATCGAATTCAGTATTGTTACAAGACATGCAAGGTTCGATTCTGCCGATCGCTGTGGCGCATGGTGAAGGTCGTGCAGTTGCAACGGCGGAAAACTTTGCTGCACTGAATGCATCGAATCAGGTGGTTCTACGTTATGTCGACAGCCATGGCAATGCAACTGAACAATATCCGTTGAACCCGAATGGTTCACCGGAAGGTATTACCGGTGTAACCTCTCAGGATGGCCGTGCAACGATTATGATGCCGCACCCTGAACGTAACTTCCGCGCGCTCCAGCATTCCTGGAAACCAGAAGACTGGGATCAGGATGGTGCTTGGTTACGTATGTTCCGTAATGCACGTAAATTTATTGGCTAATTGATATAATCAAGAATTAAAAAAGCCCCGAAAGGGGCTTTTTTAATAAGCAAATTATAGATTTATAGGTGATTAGATATAGAATTGAAAAAGATTAAAAAATGAATAAAGAGTCCTCAAATGTCCGATTTAATTGAAAAAGTTTTACTTTTACAAGAATTGCTAATAGCTAGAGCTACTGATACTTATGAAAAAGGTTCTTCAGAGGCATTTATGCAGCTTAGACAAGAGTTACTGACATTTAAAAACTTT is from Acinetobacter lwoffii and encodes:
- the purL gene encoding phosphoribosylformylglycinamidine synthase, producing MFIVAGAPAHSSFKKTQLLSRLTSISSVQSIESQWVYLFDQALSEQQQQSALQLLNDGQSFELHQAASDEIQILVTPRVGTISPWSSKATDIFKNCNTPVHRLERGVLFTLKGVKELSKEALQVLHDRMTESVFNAIEDAAVLFVETAPKPLNSIDILGEGKEALVKANNEFGFALSMDEIDYLTEAFIKLGRNPNDIELMMFAQANSEHCRHKIFGSEWTIDGEVQPLSLFQMIKNTYKESPTDVLSAYKDNASVIVGSDTQRFYPTQEDNGHQVYKYKSQAAHILMKVETHNHPTAIAPFAGAATGSGGEIRDEGATGRGGKPKAGLTGFTVSNLNIPGFEQPWEENYGKPSRMASPLQIMIEGPLGGAAFNNEFGRPALNGYFRTFEQNVNGDVKGFHKPIMIAGGYGNIRPDHVEKDPILPGDLLIVLGGPAMLIGLGGGAASSVDSGKLGENLDFASVQRENPEMERRCQEVIDTCWRMEDHNPIVSVHDVGAGGVSNAMPELVNDHELGAVLDLRKIPSLEPGMSPMEIWSNEAQERYVLAIRPSSLELFESICARERCPFAVLGEATEARHLTVEDPLFGNKPVDMPMQVMLGGTPRMSRSYETIERKGDDFDAAKVTDLKDAIYRVLKNPTVASKSFLISIGDRSITGMVARDQMVGRWQVPVADAAVTTTSLVGYTGEAMAMGERPPVALLNPAASARLSVAESISNIMSAKIEKISDIKLSANWMAAAGQPGEDQALFEGVKAIGMEMCPALGIAIPVGKDSLSMRTTWNDEGEDKSVTSPMSGVITAFAPVTDVRQTLTPELKNLESVLVRVDLSKGQFRLGGSILAQVYKAIGSVTPDVDSFDDFKAFFALVQDWNNRGLIKAYHDIGDGGLLATVAEMMFASRLGVALEDQSTASLFAEEIGAVLQIAKVDWEALQAEVAASTLKDAIAVVGTVNNSDQLSINGLVLERADLQVAWTEVSHQIQRLRDNVQTADQEFALITDKAHKGIIAQPTFDLNEAIEAPFINLRRPNMAILREQGVNGHIEMAAAFDKVGFNTVDVHMSDLLAGRISLDDFEGLVTCGGFSYGDVMGAGGGWAKSVLFNAKLRDQFEKFFNRQETFSLGICNGCQMLSQLAPLIPGADAWPRFHRNTSEVFEARAVNVRVEKSNSVLLQDMQGSILPIAVAHGEGRAVATAENFAALNASNQVVLRYVDSHGNATEQYPLNPNGSPEGITGVTSQDGRATIMMPHPERNFRALQHSWKPEDWDQDGAWLRMFRNARKFIG